GCATGAGAAGGACATATGAGGGTCCAAAATCCAAATCCTAACATATTTGTTCTGTTTCAGGTGAACTTTCGACTTGTTAGAAGCTAAAAGATTAATATCATAACCGACATGGTCGATTTGGTATCTGAATCACCTTCCTTAGCGCAGAGATTACTTTAGATAAACAAAAGTAGAAAAGTTATggacaaaatatatacaaaaaaaagatgaagaacATGTCACAGTTTGATCCATTCAGAACCATCAATGAAGCTAAGTGAGAGAAAAGGCTTGGCTTCCTCATCAGTGAGTTCTCTTGACCATGACACTCTCCCTGCAAATGTTGCCCCTGGTCCACTACATTTATATTGTCCATAATACACGGTCCtgcaatatacatatatatcatatcatatgttAAACAAAGTTATACTCGTATGTAAATAAGAACACAATTCTACATTTACTTACATTATTCTTTCAATAAGATGGttcattttttaatattttgaagaaTGGATAGATGTATATTTAAACACATCTACACGattgtaaaaatgaaaatgtgaaagatatgtatatattctcTAAACCTTAGGTAcaagctaaaaaagaaacatatctTTTTTTGTTGGGATACAATATCATAATCCTTAGTTTTTGCACGCGTGCCCTATAGCTTATGTGGTACTCACTTTTGCATTATAATTCAACAAACCTAAGCTTACtagcttaaaaaaaaacccaaacaaTACAAAAAAGGTGGcgatacataaaaagaaaattgaaccACCGCCCATTCCATCACCCAATTACCCACTTCAAAAGGCAATGTACCTTACCAATTTggtgtatatctatatatacacacactatagtatatattatactcACTCCACTAAAGAAGCATCGGCCACTAAACTTGGTCTAGAAATGGAACTTACATTTCACGATTAGGGTCACCCCAATTGTACCAGCCTTTAGGGATAATAATGTTATCCATGTAAGTATAGGCAAAGACAACTCTAGAGAAGGGACCCCATGCTCTACCAAGGTAAAGTGCACCCGACCCGGTCACCTTACATCTCAAGAAAGAGAACCCTGTGTCTTCTAGCAAACTACTTCTTCCTTGTGCCGTTACTGCTCCTGTTACAGGTGCTATTGCGTGCACTTGACACCCCTGTTTAGTCATATATATCACCAAATGTTACaacattgataaaaaaaaacctgtTTCGTGCTTTGTTAGTTGTAATgtcttaattaagttaaattaaGTGAAATTTGAGTATAAtctttatacaattttttattaagTGCATATCTTAATTTAGAGTTTAGTCTATAGTCAAAAAGCTGAAGTatgctaaataaaataagtaaaaacaTCCTTTTGTAAGTAAAACCCAAATGGGTATTCACAggggagtgatatatctacaacaaattttagttttctacAGCAATAAGTGTTTTACACGGTTGTACACTACgcagtaaaatatatatttttgttgtagatggctcaaagatgttgtagatatatcactccccGTATCCATAAcataaggctatctccaatggagGTGCCCTTAGGTGCcattggatatcctttgccgttaaagcttgtccaaaactaaggaCTTTTAGAAGGATGCCCTTATTTAAGGGCATgtccttacttgtccttacctaatatatttttgtttttagtggaggtaaaaggatatgtaaggatgtttatatggttgaagataaaattataagattttgaAGGATTTTTAAgaatgtataaggatttgtaaggatatgatgtgacagctCAAGACGCCTAAGGACGTCCTTAGTATTGAAGATAGCCTAAGAAATTTTTTTGGGGTGTGGTCCAATGTGGGCCCATAGAAGCAAACTGGACCTAGAGAATTTAATTTGGACTGAAAAGGGCTTGTGGGTCAGTTGGTCTTGTTTGGTGGAACTTTGATGACCAGATATGAAAATCatgtaaaaaatatagataatccGTCTATCATCGATTATGAAACCGGGTCCACCGATTGATTTCTTGACGAACATAAGAAAAGATGAATCATATAATAATTATGATCAAAGTAACATGTTTTGAGATTGGAAAGTAATGcattaaaaagatttataaaacaaacctcAAATAGAGAAAGACCATTGCCAAAAATAAAGTCCACAGAGCCTTCAATATAACACTCCTTGTAATAATGCCTACCCAATTGATCATAAAGTGTATCTTGTGCACCCAAAAATTTACACCCGACAAATGCACCCGTGTCAGCTGAAATCCTAAATGCCACGGCTTGCTTCCCTACCGCCCCGGGTCGTGGCACTGGTGTCGTGTTCTGTATCCATTGCATAT
The sequence above is drawn from the Erigeron canadensis isolate Cc75 chromosome 4, C_canadensis_v1, whole genome shotgun sequence genome and encodes:
- the LOC122598177 gene encoding probable pectinesterase 53 gives rise to the protein MAKFVHICSLLIILLLVLDFSTQAFGHSKGLKPKRNTWKQLGVNLTQSQYSEQQFMKWVNFVGALRHSVFSTAKNKLFPSYTLTVDRNPATGDFTTIQQAIDSLPFINMVRVVIRVHAGVYKEKVNIPPLKSFITIEGAGADKTIVQWGDTAQTIGPNGHPLGTYGSATFAVNSPYFIAKNITFQNTTPVPRPGAVGKQAVAFRISADTGAFVGCKFLGAQDTLYDQLGRHYYKECYIEGSVDFIFGNGLSLFEGCQVHAIAPVTGAVTAQGRSSLLEDTGFSFLRCKVTGSGALYLGRAWGPFSRVVFAYTYMDNIIIPKGWYNWGDPNREMTVYYGQYKCSGPGATFAGRVSWSRELTDEEAKPFLSLSFIDGSEWIKL